The DNA region CCACTTGGCGGGACTATAGTCGCTCGCCGCCTGCATCCATCCCGACATCGCCATCAAGGGCATCATCCCGCCGCCAAACATGTTGAACAGCATCATGAGGCCCCAAGACGCGCCGCCCACGGCGCGCTCGGTTCTGCCCATCACGCTGACCAGCATCATCAAGCCGGAGTAGCAGATCGAGATGCTCACCGAAGCGAGAAGGAACTGCACCGGATGATCCAGCGCTCGAACCCCAAACACCAGGGACCCAAAGGCGATCAAGCCGACCGTTACAACCAGGGACGTGAGGAAGCATGCGAGCCCCTTGCCGGCAAGGAGTTGGCTCCGGCTGATCGGAGCGATCCAGAGCCGCTGAAGTGTGCCTTCCGTGCGCTCTTTGACCATTGTGGTGGCGAAAGTCGCGCAGACTGCCACCAGCGCCCAGAGCATGGCCTGAGGAAACGAGACCTCGAACGGGGAACTAGGGTTAATGCCTTTTGGCTGCACAGAAACGCGCTCGACCCCGGTCCCCTGCTCCATGATCTGTGCCGCCATCGGCATCCCCTTGCCAAGCTCTTGGAACCAGGCTTGGCTGATGAGCCCCTCGATCATGCCCGACTCCATCTGCCGTTTCGGGTCGGCGCCCAACTGGATGAGCGGCGCATCGGGCGGGGTGAGCAGGGTCGCCTGTCCAAGGCCGGGCTTAAAAACTATGTAGGCGGCGAGATCGCCTTTGAGGACCTTCTGCCGCGCTTGCTCCATGCTCATTCGCTTCAGGCTGACTGCTTGCGTGGCTTCGAGCGCCTTGGCCATCGATCCGGCGCGCGCGCTGCCGTCCTGGTCGACCAGCGCTACAGCGATACGATTCAGACTGCCCGACTCCATGCCCCCGTACATGGAGCCGAAAAGCACCGCCATGACGATGGGGAACGCAGCAACCCAGATCAGGGACGACCTGTCGCGAAACAGCAGCTTGATGTCTTTGAAAGCGATAGCGAGGATGGCGTTCATGGTCTTGGGTCAGTCGCGGAGGGTCCTTCCGGTCAGGTTGAGAAACACCGATTCGAGGTTTGGCCTTTCGATGTGAAGGCTCACGGTTTCAATTCCGGCGCTCTGGAGATCGGAGAGCGTCTTGAGGGGGTTGGTGGACGAAATCCGAAAGCTCGTGCCTTCCCAGAAACCCTCGACCGGCGGTTCGCCCTCGATCGGCCTGAGCGTTTCGCCGACGATGGCCGAGGCCGTCGCGTGATTCTTGAGGAGGTTTGGCACCGTATCGAGGGCCAGAATCTTGCCTGCGTCCATGATCGCCACGCGGTCGCAGAGCCTTTGAGCCTCCTCCATGTAGTGGGTCGTATAGATTACGGTCAGACCGTCCTTCTTGAGTTGCTCGATCCCATCGAAGATGTGGTTGCGCGATTGGGGGTCCACGCCGACGGTGGGCTCATCGAGGATCAGAATCTCAGGCTGATGGATGAGCCCCGTGGCCAGATTGAGCCGCCGCTTCATGCCGCCGGAGTACT from Armatimonadota bacterium includes:
- a CDS encoding ABC transporter permease gives rise to the protein MNAILAIAFKDIKLLFRDRSSLIWVAAFPIVMAVLFGSMYGGMESGSLNRIAVALVDQDGSARAGSMAKALEATQAVSLKRMSMEQARQKVLKGDLAAYIVFKPGLGQATLLTPPDAPLIQLGADPKRQMESGMIEGLISQAWFQELGKGMPMAAQIMEQGTGVERVSVQPKGINPSSPFEVSFPQAMLWALVAVCATFATTMVKERTEGTLQRLWIAPISRSQLLAGKGLACFLTSLVVTVGLIAFGSLVFGVRALDHPVQFLLASVSISICYSGLMMLVSVMGRTERAVGGASWGLMMLFNMFGGGMMPLMAMSGWMQAASDYSPAKWAVLSLEGAIWRGFSVQEMVLPCGILLAVGAFGLLIGSRLAAKA
- a CDS encoding ABC transporter ATP-binding protein; its protein translation is MIEVSNLRKSFGAHVAVCDVSFGVERGEVFGLLGPNGAGKTTTLNMITGFLRPDSGAVAVASERSKSQSIGLSPQSVALYDDLTGEENLRFFGSLYNLSGQKLRERVDWALRFAGLHDRRRDLVGKYSGGMKRRLNLATGLIHQPEILILDEPTVGVDPQSRNHIFDGIEQLKKDGLTVIYTTHYMEEAQRLCDRVAIMDAGKILALDTVPNLLKNHATASAIVGETLRPIEGEPPVEGFWEGTSFRISSTNPLKTLSDLQSAGIETVSLHIERPNLESVFLNLTGRTLRD